The following is a genomic window from Thalassophryne amazonica chromosome 14, fThaAma1.1, whole genome shotgun sequence.
ATATAAAGTTGAAGTTGTGAGTGTTGCTGGCTGTGGATCAGATTATCAGAGGTTATCCAGAAGCCAAAAAGTCACTGAATGAATCTTTAACTGTTTCTCCACATCAAAGTGCAGAATGATCACGTTCACAAGGACACTGCATTTTCATTCAGGAAGATGGTtgaaatacagtggcttgcaaaagttgaCTTCATGAAAATGAATTATTGGCACTTAAACCTGAGTTCATATAACTTTCAGTTTGGTAATTTATAAGGTTTTGCAGTTAATAAATAAGGCAGCATTGTGTCACTGCGtgtttgtaaaagaaaaaaaaaaatctgaaaaattgcccacacaaaagcagtttgaattttgtaaaatgtaagttaaaaaaaaagtcttaaaatTTTCCTTCAGATCCCAatgttcattttctatatccacttactACAATCATGTGTCACGGGGTTGCTGGAGCTCatctcagcagtcacagggcgagagccggggtgcaccctggacaggacaccagtctatgacaggaccacacagagacaaacaaactcattcatgCCTATGGTCAATTTtaagtttacaattcacctaatGTCCATGTCTTTGGAAGAGGTATGAACCCGGAGcacatggagggaacccacacaaacatggagagaatatgcaaactctgcAGAaaaaaggaccaggcgggaagtgaCTGCAGGACGTTGTTGCTGTGATGGAACCATgaaaaccactaatccactgtgccaatCTAGAGCCAGATATGTAGAAGAATATTATTCAAAAAATCTAACACGGAAACAATCATTTACTATTTAAATCCAGCTAAAACTTGAATTCTCTTGCGAATACTAACAGATTTGAAACCATAAATCAGAGGATTCATAATTggagaaataaaaagaaattcTACTGCAACAAAATTCTGAAAGGTTTGAGGCAAATTTTTTGAACCAAACCtcatatacattaaatcaaacagTATTGTCACAAGAAAAGTGAGTAAGGAGGTTAAATGTGGCACACAGGTTTGCATAAACTTTCTCCTGTTTTCTAGAGAACTTATGCATGTTTTGATTAAATACATGTAtgaccaaattatgaacaaaccatGAAAAACATAAATGATTATTGTAATATAAGCAACAATGTTGTTAATCATTGTGTCAGATGAAGAACAAGCAAGTTGAACAATAATCCAGTTTATACAAACAATCCTGGAAATATTTGAGCTGCATAATTTGAGTCTAGATGTGAGGAAAATATTAATGCCCATTACACAAAAAGGTGTTAGCCATGAGAAAACCACGACCTGTAAGAGTCTTTTCTTTGTCATGATGGAGTGGTACTGCAGGGGGCGACATATAGCCAGGTATCTGTCATATGCCATAAGTGCAAGAATAGAAAGATCACTCAAAGCATATGAGTACACCAGCAGAGCCTGAATCAGACAGCCGGAATAAGAGATCAAATGGACAGGAGACAGCAGATCCCAGAGAAATTTGGGGTAAAAACCTGTTGTCCCAGGGAGTGTATTCAAACAAAAGGCACACAGCAGAATATACATGGGTTCATGGAGATTCTTATCTGAAATAATGATGACAACAAGAGAAACATTTAACAGAAAAATCAAACAGTAACATATTAAAGTCACAGAGAAAAGAGTGATTCTGTGGTTCATTGTTTCATTTAACCCTGaaagaaaaaacacatttattgaGGACTCATTGCCCATTTCATGAACATGCTGTTTGCCTCTGTTCCTGAAAAGTGTGTGTTTTCCCTTCACACTCTCTTTATACTGTGTCTGACTGCAGCAACACATCAGCTGGGATTTCAAGTTAACCAATCAGAAGTTTAATCTTTTATCATTTACTTTCTACAGCTGCGTCACAGCCAGTGAGGTCTAATGTGCAGGCTGAGATAATGTCAGAATGAGAATGTTTCTTTTCAAGATGTATTTACTTTCATGTCACATGTATTTTATAAAAGTCATTCcgatcatttatttattattaagtgACATTAATTAAAAACAATGAAATCATTTCATTTCTTTTGAGCTTTtctgcttctacaacccctggcaaaaattatggaatcaccggcctcagaggatgttcgttcagttgtttaattttgtagaaaaaaagcagatcacagacatgacacaaaactaaagtcatttcaaatggcaactttctggctttaagaaacactataagaaatcaagaaaaaaagattgtggcagtcagtaacggttacttttttagaccaagcagaggaaaaaaaatatggaatcactccattctgaggaaaaaattatggaatcaccctgtaaattttcatcccccaaattaacacctgcatcagatcagatctgctcattgacattgaccctatgtgtcttttttgcaaggaatgtttttgcagtttttgctctatggcaagatgcattatcatcttgaaaaatgatttcatcatccccaaacatcctttcaattgtccaaaatatcaacataaacttgtgcatttattgatgatgtaatgacagccatctccccagtgcctttacctgacatgcagccccatatcatcaatgactgtggaaatttacatgttctcttcaggcagtcatctttataaatctcattggaaaggcaccaaacaaaagttccagcatcatcaccttgcccaatgcagattcgagattcatcactgaatatgactttcatccagtcatccacagtccacaattgcttttccttagcccattgtaaccttgtttttttctgtttaggtgttaatgatgcctttcgtttagcttttctgtatgtaaatcccatttcctttaggcggtttcttacagttcggtcacagacgttgactccagtttcctcccattcgttcctcatttgttttgtggtacatttttcgatttttgagacatattgctttaagttttctgtcttgatgctttgatgtcttccatggtctaccagtatgtttgcctttaacaaccttcccatgttgtttgtatttggtccagagtttagacacagctgactgtgaataaccaacatcttttgcaacattgcgtgatgatttactctcttttaagagtttgataatcctctcctttgtttcaattgacatctctcgtgttggagccatgattcatgtcagtccacttggtgcaacagctctccaaggtgtgttcactcctttttagatgcagactaatgagcagatctgatatgatgcaggtgttagttttggggatgaaaatttacagggtgattccataatttattcctcagaattgagtgattccatatttttttcctctgcttggtctaaaaaagcaaccgttactgactgccacaatctttttttcttgatttcttatagtgtttcttaaagccagaaagttgccatttgaaatgactttagttttgtgtcatgtctgtgatctgctttttttctacaaaattaaacaactgaatgaacatcctccgaggccggtgattccataatttttgccaggggttgtatgaggacatggaagagtccactgaattttggagatgttgTAGATCATCTCATAT
Proteins encoded in this region:
- the LOC117524268 gene encoding olfactory receptor 6N1-like encodes the protein MGNESSINVFFLSGLNETMNHRITLFSVTLICYCLIFLLNVSLVVIIISDKNLHEPMYILLCAFCLNTLPGTTGFYPKFLWDLLSPVHLISYSGCLIQALLVYSYALSDLSILALMAYDRYLAICRPLQYHSIMTKKRLLQVVVFSWLTPFCVMGINIFLTSRLKLCSSNISRIVCINWIIVQLACSSSDTMINNIVAYITIIIYVFHGLFIIWSYMYLIKTCISSLENRRKFMQTCVPHLTSLLTFLVTILFDLMYMRFGSKNLPQTFQNFVAVEFLFISPIMNPLIYGFKSVSIRKRIQVLAGFK